A window from Armatimonas rosea encodes these proteins:
- a CDS encoding inositol monophosphatase family protein, with amino-acid sequence MSWQSGATATRRRPKPKNPQQLRNKTLEPTTDNLLRVAKEAAYLCGKRTLAYFNTGVTPEFKGDNTPVTIADKEGERVLRECILSHFPDHAILGEEEGATGGGAFRWVCDPIDGTKSFVAGVPLYGTLIGVEREGEIVAGVIYLPALDEMVAAGKGLGCTVNGRACRVSDKPLDKSVLVTSSIIRAQKRSGAYNELADKTYLQRTWGDAFGYARVAMGQLDIMLDPVKSPWDVGPMPIIFAEAGGKCSTWKGENDIYGPDFFATSAALYPEVLEILSQG; translated from the coding sequence ATGTCATGGCAAAGTGGCGCAACCGCAACGCGGAGGCGACCCAAGCCCAAGAACCCCCAACAACTGAGGAACAAGACACTGGAACCGACAACGGATAACCTACTGCGGGTCGCCAAAGAGGCGGCCTATCTCTGCGGCAAGCGCACCCTGGCCTACTTCAACACGGGAGTCACCCCCGAGTTCAAGGGCGATAACACCCCCGTTACCATCGCCGATAAAGAAGGCGAGCGGGTCCTGCGCGAGTGCATTCTCTCCCACTTCCCCGATCACGCGATTCTCGGCGAGGAGGAGGGGGCTACGGGGGGAGGTGCGTTTCGCTGGGTCTGTGATCCGATCGATGGCACCAAGTCGTTCGTGGCGGGCGTCCCGCTCTACGGCACCCTAATCGGGGTGGAGCGCGAGGGCGAGATTGTCGCCGGCGTGATCTATCTCCCCGCGCTCGATGAGATGGTCGCCGCCGGCAAGGGCCTGGGTTGCACGGTCAATGGCCGCGCCTGCCGGGTCAGCGACAAGCCGCTGGATAAGTCCGTGCTGGTGACCTCGTCGATCATCCGTGCCCAGAAGCGCTCGGGTGCCTACAACGAGCTCGCGGACAAGACCTATCTTCAGCGCACCTGGGGCGATGCGTTTGGCTACGCCCGCGTGGCGATGGGCCAGCTCGATATCATGCTCGACCCGGTCAAGAGCCCCTGGGATGTCGGCCCGATGCCCATCATCTTCGCCGAGGCGGGCGGAAAGTGCTCCACCTGGAAGGGTGAGAACGATATCTACGGCCCGGACTTCTTCGCCACCAGCGCCGCGCTCTACCCCGAGGTGCTGGAGATTCTCAGCCAAGGGTAG
- a CDS encoding histidine triad nucleotide-binding protein, with protein MEDTIFGKIARGEIAVERLYEDDWVVAFPDLNPQAPVHVLVIPKKPVKNILDLGPEDRELAGSVLLACAAVARKLGIDSSGVRVVLNAGSDAGQTVWHLHAHVLGGRALSWPPG; from the coding sequence ATGGAAGATACGATTTTTGGCAAGATCGCACGGGGTGAGATTGCGGTTGAGCGGCTCTACGAAGACGACTGGGTGGTGGCCTTCCCGGACCTCAACCCGCAAGCGCCCGTGCATGTCCTCGTGATCCCCAAGAAGCCCGTGAAGAACATTCTCGATTTAGGCCCTGAGGACCGCGAGCTGGCGGGAAGCGTGTTGCTAGCCTGCGCCGCTGTGGCGCGCAAGCTCGGGATCGACTCCAGCGGCGTCCGGGTCGTGCTAAACGCGGGCAGCGATGCCGGCCAGACCGTCTGGCACCTCCATGCACACGTCCTTGGTGGCCGTGCACTGAGCTGGCCCCCCGGCTAA
- a CDS encoding ectonucleotide pyrophosphatase/phosphodiesterase, whose product MKLARAEHVFIVSFDGGKPGVMQQSNMPTLQGLLKEGAGTWAARTVFPSITLVSHTSMLTGVQPAKHKIDWNDWKPEKGVVGVPTVFAVATKAKKTTALFAGKEKFAHLYQPKTLNAFAVPEYSAKTVAQTAATYLQENRPNLCFVHFADSDGAGHSKGWGSPEQIEAFGNEDKALKVLLEAIRKAGIQSRSAIILTADHGGHEKTHGTASDEDMLIPWIAWGAGIRRGATLTLPISTCDTAATALELLGIPIPADWDGKPVYEALA is encoded by the coding sequence ATGAAACTCGCACGTGCCGAGCACGTCTTTATCGTCAGCTTCGATGGCGGCAAGCCCGGTGTCATGCAGCAGAGCAACATGCCCACCCTCCAAGGACTTCTCAAAGAGGGCGCAGGCACTTGGGCGGCCCGCACGGTCTTCCCGAGCATCACGCTGGTCTCGCACACGTCGATGCTCACCGGGGTGCAGCCCGCCAAGCATAAGATCGACTGGAACGACTGGAAGCCAGAGAAGGGTGTCGTGGGGGTCCCAACCGTCTTTGCCGTGGCGACCAAGGCCAAGAAGACCACGGCGCTCTTTGCGGGGAAAGAGAAGTTCGCCCACCTTTATCAGCCCAAGACCCTCAATGCCTTTGCGGTGCCCGAGTACAGCGCTAAGACAGTCGCGCAGACCGCCGCGACCTACCTTCAGGAGAATCGCCCGAACCTGTGCTTTGTCCACTTTGCCGACTCCGACGGCGCGGGGCATAGCAAGGGCTGGGGCTCCCCCGAGCAGATCGAGGCCTTTGGCAACGAGGACAAGGCGCTCAAGGTTCTTTTGGAGGCGATCCGAAAAGCCGGGATTCAGAGCCGTAGCGCCATAATTCTCACCGCCGACCACGGCGGGCATGAGAAGACCCATGGGACCGCCTCCGACGAAGACATGCTCATTCCTTGGATCGCCTGGGGCGCGGGGATTCGGCGGGGAGCCACCCTCACCCTTCCGATCTCCACCTGCGATACCGCCGCGACCGCCCTGGAGCTCCTGGGGATTCCGATCCCCGCCGACTGGGACGGAAAACCGGTCTACGAAGCACTGGCCTAA
- a CDS encoding DUF5602 domain-containing protein, with product MKRKSFFVSALGLLALSGCGSSNNVVPLEFTGTSKAVGAGKAMTYVSLAADNKPSAIAVRLTDGALNGLATTAPFGVEYELDIAAVGPDSGLPFDHVVLDWNPQGHEPAGIYDTPHFDIHFYTISDSEQAAIAPGSVTAAAAPPANMVPAGYFPPPGKLVDSLVPGMGVHYTSPSTSEEFQGKPFRRTLIYGFANAKLAFVEPMITRAFLQSKTNDSGTFTVPDAVAKPGYYPTRWSVRHNADSSIDIILDQFVKR from the coding sequence ATGAAGCGAAAGAGTTTTTTCGTGTCTGCCTTGGGCCTACTCGCCCTCAGCGGCTGTGGCAGCAGCAATAATGTCGTCCCCCTTGAGTTCACGGGGACATCGAAGGCGGTTGGTGCCGGTAAGGCCATGACCTATGTCAGCCTCGCCGCCGACAACAAGCCCAGCGCGATCGCCGTGCGCCTCACCGATGGTGCCCTCAACGGCCTAGCCACCACCGCGCCGTTTGGGGTGGAGTACGAGCTGGATATCGCCGCGGTCGGCCCTGACTCCGGTCTGCCCTTCGACCATGTCGTGCTAGACTGGAACCCCCAGGGCCACGAGCCGGCGGGAATCTACGATACCCCGCACTTCGATATCCACTTCTACACCATCAGCGACTCCGAGCAGGCCGCGATCGCTCCCGGCTCCGTGACGGCAGCGGCAGCACCTCCCGCCAACATGGTGCCCGCGGGCTACTTCCCGCCCCCGGGTAAGCTTGTCGATTCCCTCGTCCCCGGCATGGGGGTCCACTACACCTCCCCCTCGACCTCCGAGGAGTTCCAGGGCAAGCCCTTCCGCCGCACCCTGATCTATGGCTTTGCCAATGCCAAGCTGGCCTTTGTCGAGCCCATGATCACCCGCGCCTTCCTCCAGAGCAAGACCAACGACTCGGGCACCTTCACCGTCCCCGATGCCGTTGCCAAGCCGGGGTACTACCCGACCCGCTGGAGCGTCCGCCACAACGCGGATAGCTCGATCGACATCATCCTCGATCAGTTCGTCAAGCGCTAA
- a CDS encoding carboxymuconolactone decarboxylase family protein, whose amino-acid sequence MPQSAVFPLNPSFTSEPADSLEAAGRVPDYLLATAGVSPEAAVRLAKLVRVVLFGGTLPASLKLAMGSQITQQCQARYAQAHVQRLAKAVGGSDPRTALAVRYATDLTRDVHGVSDETFNLVNTRFNDAQVIELTMVTCFFNYFARLTIGLGVTPEPWLATTAPKPPVQSISELTVARVALASDAELAMGSSLLERAKNPAASGLGIAIANSQRAMVRVPDLHEAWMGGGGTPRPAGSPAPPAIVPRTTMLQVSLAVSQANGCRYCVLHQVQGLRRQGVEVGKLLALQKSDAALSPDEKAAVDFARKLTKTPGALTEADRLALQKSFPGPAAFEVLHQTCRFAFMNRFTDGLRLPSEDEAVKTYREVYGQDFPEKRKN is encoded by the coding sequence ATGCCCCAGAGCGCTGTCTTTCCTCTCAATCCTAGCTTTACCTCCGAGCCCGCTGACTCTCTGGAGGCGGCGGGCCGGGTGCCCGACTACCTCCTGGCCACCGCGGGCGTAAGCCCCGAGGCGGCGGTACGGCTCGCCAAGCTGGTGCGGGTCGTGCTGTTTGGCGGGACCCTCCCGGCGAGCCTGAAGCTGGCGATGGGGAGCCAAATCACCCAGCAGTGCCAGGCACGCTACGCCCAAGCCCATGTTCAGCGGCTCGCGAAGGCGGTCGGGGGGAGCGACCCGCGCACCGCGCTGGCGGTCCGCTACGCCACCGACCTCACGCGGGATGTCCACGGGGTGAGCGACGAGACCTTTAACCTGGTCAACACGCGCTTCAACGATGCCCAGGTGATCGAGCTGACCATGGTGACGTGCTTCTTCAACTACTTTGCACGCCTCACCATTGGCCTCGGTGTCACGCCCGAGCCCTGGCTCGCCACCACCGCGCCCAAGCCGCCCGTCCAGAGCATCAGTGAGCTGACAGTCGCTCGGGTTGCGCTGGCCTCGGATGCCGAGCTCGCCATGGGGTCGTCGCTGCTGGAGCGTGCCAAGAACCCGGCCGCCAGTGGCCTTGGGATAGCCATCGCCAACTCCCAGCGCGCCATGGTCCGTGTCCCCGATCTCCACGAGGCCTGGATGGGGGGGGGTGGGACACCCCGGCCGGCGGGGAGCCCTGCACCTCCCGCGATTGTCCCTCGGACCACCATGCTCCAGGTCTCGCTCGCGGTGAGCCAGGCCAACGGTTGCCGCTACTGTGTCCTCCACCAAGTACAGGGGCTCCGTCGCCAAGGGGTTGAGGTTGGGAAGCTCCTCGCGCTCCAGAAGTCCGATGCCGCGCTCAGCCCCGACGAAAAAGCCGCCGTGGACTTTGCCCGCAAGCTCACCAAGACCCCTGGTGCCCTCACCGAGGCTGACCGGCTAGCCCTGCAAAAGTCCTTCCCCGGCCCCGCGGCCTTTGAGGTGCTCCACCAGACCTGCCGCTTTGCCTTCATGAACCGCTTCACCGACGGCCTGCGCCTGCCGTCGGAGGACGAAGCGGTGAAGACCTACCGTGAGGTCTACGGCCAAGACTTCCCCGAGAAGAGAAAGAACTAA
- a CDS encoding prepilin-type N-terminal cleavage/methylation domain-containing protein, translating into MLTRTFSLHRRNAFTLIELLVVIAIIAILAAILFPVFAQARAKARQVSCLSNLKQVGTGLMMYTQDYDETLPGNSTLGTNGITDARWPAPAVSAHSAGLSEPLGWMQPFNAANPGTHRIWARDVQPYVKNLQIFHCPETKLRSSEAAGCTPSANTCEVTGVAGAGNGNIHLNGIAASKSLAAIPAPADIIFAHEVRNYNRVAQEKPRGILVGSEVQYTGFANAFYDSLHNGGANLLFCDGHAKWQKRSSIRFAQFGAPVSLNPGMPTNLSDDDTVSNTLGTLNYRAEF; encoded by the coding sequence ATGCTTACTCGTACCTTCTCCCTGCACCGACGCAACGCCTTTACGCTGATCGAGCTTTTGGTCGTCATTGCCATTATTGCAATCCTTGCCGCGATTCTCTTTCCTGTCTTTGCCCAGGCTCGTGCCAAGGCCCGCCAAGTCTCGTGCCTCTCCAACCTCAAGCAGGTTGGCACCGGGCTGATGATGTACACGCAGGACTACGACGAGACCCTGCCTGGCAACTCCACACTGGGAACCAATGGCATTACGGACGCGCGCTGGCCGGCTCCCGCCGTGAGTGCACACAGCGCCGGGCTCTCGGAGCCGCTGGGGTGGATGCAGCCCTTCAACGCCGCCAACCCTGGCACGCACCGCATCTGGGCACGCGATGTCCAGCCCTACGTGAAGAACCTCCAGATCTTCCACTGCCCCGAGACCAAGCTGCGCTCGTCGGAGGCGGCGGGCTGCACTCCCTCGGCCAACACCTGTGAGGTCACGGGGGTGGCGGGGGCAGGAAATGGCAATATCCACCTCAATGGGATCGCGGCCAGCAAGTCGCTCGCGGCGATTCCGGCACCGGCAGACATTATCTTTGCCCACGAGGTCCGCAACTACAACCGGGTCGCCCAGGAGAAGCCCCGCGGCATCCTGGTGGGCTCCGAGGTGCAGTACACCGGCTTCGCCAATGCCTTCTACGACTCACTCCACAACGGCGGCGCGAACCTGCTCTTCTGCGACGGCCATGCCAAGTGGCAGAAGCGCAGCTCGATCCGCTTCGCCCAGTTTGGCGCTCCGGTGAGCCTGAACCCTGGGATGCCGACAAACCTCTCCGACGACGATACCGTGAGCAACACGCTGGGAACCCTCAACTACCGGGCGGAGTTCTAG
- a CDS encoding glycoside hydrolase family 30 beta sandwich domain-containing protein gives MASSSKTGVLGDRSGVVFCAALGVTVAAVLGLRFRAESPRAATPSGATLQLDLAKTHQKIEGFGASTAYYQEMLAAHPERKAIYAALFGELRLNLLRLRNTYEPGKPGFAAAERDIVAGATEVRGSAPELFLASWSPPAALKSTGSTKNGGTLARRNGSYDYAGFATWWRDSVVAYQRVGLAPTYLSIQNEPNWKDHWETCLFQPQESADYASYSKALTAVAGVVQPLNNAPKFLGPETLGAENPQAFLPPSQVGTVSAVAHHLYSGGKESAPDSFIPALRAIRQSYPNTPKFQTEFGRGSGFQTAWIVHNCLTEEDASAYLYWAGVWPGPDALITMENAWQRGSWKTPQGFTRTDRFTALEHYSRFIVPGSVRVEVQSALPSLKLSAFLSPDRQALVVVGLNTASGKPVALGTEVPGFALHEVYRTVFSGAERCQAVPLPQNSTVSVPAQGLVTLVFTKRIKR, from the coding sequence ATGGCTTCTTCCTCAAAGACCGGAGTGCTGGGGGACCGCTCTGGGGTCGTGTTTTGTGCCGCGCTGGGCGTGACGGTCGCGGCGGTCCTAGGGCTACGCTTCCGCGCAGAGAGTCCGCGAGCGGCCACCCCCTCAGGCGCTACGTTGCAGCTTGACCTTGCGAAAACCCACCAGAAAATCGAGGGCTTTGGTGCGTCGACCGCCTACTACCAGGAGATGCTCGCGGCCCACCCGGAGCGCAAGGCGATCTACGCCGCGCTCTTTGGCGAGCTGCGGCTCAACCTGCTGCGCCTGCGCAATACCTACGAGCCGGGAAAGCCAGGCTTCGCCGCCGCGGAGCGGGATATCGTTGCCGGGGCGACCGAGGTACGGGGGAGCGCACCGGAGCTCTTTCTCGCCTCGTGGTCTCCGCCTGCCGCGCTCAAGAGTACGGGGAGCACGAAGAACGGGGGAACCCTCGCGCGGCGCAACGGTAGCTACGACTACGCCGGGTTTGCGACCTGGTGGCGCGACTCCGTGGTGGCCTACCAGCGCGTGGGTCTTGCCCCGACCTATCTCAGTATCCAAAACGAGCCCAACTGGAAAGATCACTGGGAGACCTGCCTCTTCCAGCCGCAGGAGAGCGCCGACTACGCCAGCTACAGCAAGGCGCTGACGGCAGTCGCGGGGGTGGTTCAGCCCCTAAACAACGCGCCAAAGTTTCTCGGTCCGGAGACTCTGGGCGCGGAGAACCCTCAGGCGTTCTTGCCACCAAGCCAGGTAGGGACTGTCTCCGCCGTGGCGCACCATCTGTATAGTGGCGGCAAAGAGAGCGCCCCGGATAGCTTTATCCCCGCGCTCCGTGCGATTCGCCAGAGCTATCCCAACACTCCCAAGTTCCAGACCGAGTTTGGGCGGGGCAGTGGCTTCCAGACCGCGTGGATCGTGCACAACTGCCTCACCGAGGAGGATGCCAGTGCCTATCTCTACTGGGCAGGGGTCTGGCCGGGGCCGGATGCACTGATCACGATGGAGAATGCCTGGCAGCGGGGGAGCTGGAAGACCCCGCAGGGCTTTACCCGGACGGATCGCTTCACGGCGCTGGAGCACTACTCGCGCTTTATCGTGCCGGGCTCGGTGCGGGTGGAGGTGCAGAGTGCACTGCCGAGCCTCAAGCTCAGTGCGTTTCTCAGCCCGGACCGTCAGGCGCTGGTCGTGGTGGGGCTGAATACCGCCTCGGGCAAGCCGGTGGCGCTCGGGACGGAGGTGCCTGGTTTTGCGCTCCACGAGGTCTACCGGACAGTGTTTTCGGGGGCGGAGCGTTGCCAGGCAGTGCCACTGCCCCAGAACAGCACGGTGAGTGTCCCGGCGCAAGGGCTGGTGACGCTGGTGTTTACGAAAAGGATAAAACGATGA
- a CDS encoding carbohydrate binding domain-containing protein, whose protein sequence is MKVILKPAGVLVVFGAFGVLAFVALPKKVTPPEVAPSSAPSNESPVASASAAGGGPELSTRSSGKVNWSKAKQILKPDITGPNWRMLVGKGKMENTVVPSSIAGHQFARRLTIGTLGSNSWDLQIAHPLEVAFKKGTHVRLTYWGRSKDSCTLAAVVEQAGDPYTKITSRTAKLTPEWKQYSEEWEQTADTEPGWAHINFQVGYQVGELELTGVELDAL, encoded by the coding sequence ATGAAAGTGATTTTAAAGCCCGCGGGCGTGCTGGTTGTGTTTGGAGCGTTCGGTGTCCTCGCCTTTGTGGCGCTTCCGAAAAAAGTGACTCCTCCTGAGGTTGCTCCTTCGTCAGCCCCTAGTAACGAGAGCCCGGTGGCAAGTGCCTCGGCAGCAGGTGGCGGCCCCGAGCTCTCCACACGCTCGTCTGGGAAGGTGAACTGGAGCAAGGCCAAGCAGATCCTCAAGCCCGACATCACCGGCCCGAACTGGCGGATGCTGGTGGGCAAGGGAAAGATGGAGAACACGGTCGTGCCGTCGTCGATTGCCGGCCACCAGTTTGCGCGCCGCCTGACCATTGGGACCCTGGGCAGCAACTCGTGGGACCTTCAGATCGCGCACCCGCTGGAGGTGGCCTTTAAGAAGGGAACCCACGTACGGCTGACCTACTGGGGCCGCAGTAAGGACTCGTGCACGCTCGCTGCGGTGGTGGAGCAGGCCGGCGACCCCTACACCAAGATCACGTCACGGACCGCCAAGCTCACCCCCGAGTGGAAGCAGTACTCGGAGGAGTGGGAGCAGACCGCTGACACCGAGCCGGGCTGGGCGCACATCAACTTCCAGGTCGGCTACCAGGTCGGGGAGCTCGAGCTGACCGGGGTGGAGCTAGACGCGCTCTAG
- a CDS encoding aminopeptidase P N-terminal domain-containing protein: METMLETRRARAAAAWGTDEIVLVHAGGQIGRPGGQDQCFPFKVHPHFRWLTGLSVRDAVLAYDPSDGWTEFFPTVTAMDTVWEGLLPLNRGRALSELPAWLEARQGKAITHLGAGHDSTTSPLEQKTLEARRPKDEAELLLMYRAVSATAAGFAAAREALREGLTERQLQIEIETAFARAGATAVAYDTIVGFGPTSAIFHAEPGSRALAVGEQVLVDAGAEVEGYCADVTRTLPGPSGFTSQQAELLAILDGVERAACLACRPGVEWHDIHRQAARGIAFGLKDLGILRCSPDEALETEAIALFFPHGVGHLLGLGVRDASGVGPGRGEKRRCCGVTPRCDLKLEPGFLATVEPGIYFIPALLNDPANREKYAPQVDWEVLERWLVPGGFRIEDDILVTDSEPINLTSEIPH, encoded by the coding sequence ATGGAAACTATGCTTGAGACGCGCCGAGCGCGCGCTGCTGCCGCCTGGGGCACCGATGAGATTGTCTTGGTTCACGCCGGAGGGCAGATTGGCCGTCCCGGAGGCCAGGACCAGTGCTTCCCCTTCAAGGTCCACCCGCACTTCCGCTGGCTGACCGGGCTCTCGGTCCGTGACGCCGTGCTCGCCTACGATCCCAGCGACGGCTGGACGGAGTTCTTCCCGACGGTTACGGCGATGGACACGGTCTGGGAGGGGCTGCTTCCCTTGAACCGCGGCCGCGCCCTCAGTGAGCTCCCCGCCTGGCTGGAGGCACGCCAGGGCAAGGCTATCACGCACCTCGGGGCGGGCCACGACAGCACGACCAGCCCGCTGGAGCAAAAGACCCTGGAGGCGCGGCGTCCCAAGGACGAAGCCGAGCTCTTGCTGATGTACCGTGCGGTCAGTGCCACCGCCGCTGGGTTCGCCGCGGCACGCGAGGCTCTCCGCGAGGGCCTCACCGAGCGCCAGCTCCAGATCGAGATCGAGACCGCCTTCGCCCGCGCCGGAGCCACCGCGGTCGCCTACGACACGATTGTCGGCTTTGGCCCGACGTCGGCGATCTTCCACGCCGAGCCGGGGAGCCGCGCGCTTGCCGTGGGCGAGCAGGTGCTTGTCGATGCCGGCGCCGAGGTCGAGGGCTACTGCGCCGATGTCACCCGAACTCTCCCCGGCCCCAGCGGCTTCACCAGCCAGCAGGCCGAGCTCCTGGCGATCCTCGACGGGGTTGAGCGGGCTGCCTGCCTCGCCTGCCGCCCCGGGGTCGAGTGGCATGATATCCACCGCCAGGCCGCGCGCGGGATCGCCTTTGGCCTCAAGGACCTGGGAATCCTGCGCTGCTCCCCCGACGAAGCCCTGGAGACCGAGGCGATCGCGCTCTTCTTCCCCCATGGAGTCGGGCACCTGCTGGGGCTGGGCGTGCGCGATGCCAGCGGGGTCGGGCCGGGGCGCGGGGAGAAGCGGCGCTGCTGCGGTGTGACACCCCGGTGCGACCTCAAGCTGGAGCCGGGCTTTCTGGCGACAGTAGAGCCGGGCATCTACTTCATCCCCGCCCTCCTCAACGATCCCGCCAACCGGGAGAAATACGCACCGCAGGTCGACTGGGAGGTCCTGGAGCGCTGGCTGGTCCCCGGCGGTTTCCGTATCGAGGACGATATCCTGGTCACGGACAGCGAGCCGATTAACCTGACGTCAGAGATTCCACACTAG